One window of the Manihot esculenta cultivar AM560-2 chromosome 14, M.esculenta_v8, whole genome shotgun sequence genome contains the following:
- the LOC110608125 gene encoding uncharacterized protein LOC110608125, which yields MDFDHWIEEKLDRVLVSNGWRYKFPYAQAYTLDITTSDHLLIFQVRSMVTCDHARRFRFENYWLRFPQCKEIVLNNWNSEVIMNLEDQLKVCGSALYHWGIDLKEIHRKELEECQNIIKAQHSSRLGQDRNAIHEAYQKFFQLLHDREVQWKQRAKVFWLRERDANTRFFHAMAIDRKRKNNVLRF from the coding sequence ATGGATTTTGATCATTGGATTGAGGAGAAATTAGATAGGGTTTTGGTATCTAACGGTTGGAGGTATAAATTCCCTTATGCTCAGGCATATACATTGGATATCACTACTTCTGATCACTTGCTAATCTTTCAGGTTCGGTCTATGGTTACTTGCGATCACGCTAGGAGATTCAGGTTTGAGAATTACTGGCTTCGTTTTCCACAATGTAAGGAAATTGTTCTGAACAATTGGAACTCTGAGGTGATAATGAATTTGGAGGATCAGTTGAAGGTTTGCGGGTCAGCTTTATATCACTGGGGTATAGATCTGAAGGAGATACATAGGAAGGAGTTGGAAGAGTGCcaaaatataattaaagcaCAACATAGCTCTCGTTTGGGGCAGGATCGTAATGCTATTCATGAAGCATATCAAAAGTTCTTTCAACTGCTACATGACCGTGAGGTTCAATGGAAGCAGAGGGCGAAGGTTTTTTGGCTTCGGGAAAGGGATGCTAATACGCGTTTTTTCCATGCTATGGCTATAGACAGGAAGCGGAAAAATAATGTGCTTAGGTTTTAG